One stretch of Streptomyces sp. A2-16 DNA includes these proteins:
- a CDS encoding class II fumarate hydratase, producing the protein MSEYRIEHDSMGEVRVPVDAKWRAQTQRAVENFPVSGQRIERAHIEALARIKGAAAKVNARLNVLDKDVAEAIQEAADEVARGEWDAHFPVDVFQTGSGTSSNMNTNEVIATLATERLGRAVHPNDHVNASQSSNDVFPSSIHIAATAAVTRDLIPALQHLADALGRKSEEFADVVKSGRTHLMDATPVTLGQEFGGYAAQIRYGVERLEASLPRLAELPLGGTAVGTGINTPPGFSAAVIEEVARTTGLPLTEARDHFEAQGARDGIVETSGQLRTIAVGLTKIANDLRWMSSGPRTGLAEISLPDLQPGSSIMPGKVNPVIPEAVLMVAAQVIGNDATVATAGAAGNFELNVMLPVIAKNVLESIRLLANVSRLLADRTVDGIVAHRERAREYAESSPSVVTPLNKYIGYEEAAKVAKKSLAERKTIRQVVLESGYVERGDLTEQQLDEALDVLRMTRP; encoded by the coding sequence ATGAGCGAATACCGCATCGAGCACGACTCCATGGGCGAGGTCCGGGTCCCGGTGGACGCCAAGTGGCGGGCGCAGACGCAGCGGGCCGTGGAGAACTTCCCCGTTTCCGGGCAGCGGATCGAGCGGGCGCACATCGAGGCGCTCGCGCGGATCAAGGGGGCGGCCGCAAAGGTGAACGCGCGGCTGAACGTACTCGACAAGGACGTCGCCGAGGCGATCCAGGAGGCGGCCGACGAGGTGGCCCGGGGCGAGTGGGACGCGCACTTCCCCGTCGACGTCTTCCAGACCGGCTCCGGTACCTCGTCGAACATGAACACCAACGAGGTCATCGCGACCCTGGCGACCGAGCGCCTCGGCCGTGCCGTGCACCCCAACGACCACGTCAACGCCTCCCAGTCGTCCAACGACGTCTTCCCCTCCTCCATCCACATCGCCGCCACCGCCGCCGTCACCCGCGACCTGATCCCGGCGCTCCAGCACCTCGCCGACGCCCTCGGCCGGAAGTCCGAGGAGTTCGCCGACGTCGTGAAGTCGGGGCGGACGCACCTCATGGACGCCACCCCGGTGACCCTGGGCCAGGAGTTCGGCGGGTACGCCGCCCAGATCAGGTACGGCGTCGAACGGCTCGAGGCCTCCCTGCCCCGGCTCGCAGAGCTGCCGCTGGGCGGCACCGCCGTCGGCACCGGCATCAACACCCCGCCCGGTTTCTCCGCCGCCGTCATCGAGGAGGTCGCCCGCACCACCGGGCTGCCGCTCACCGAGGCGAGGGACCACTTCGAGGCGCAGGGCGCGCGGGACGGGATCGTCGAGACCAGCGGGCAGCTGCGGACCATCGCGGTCGGGCTGACGAAGATCGCTAACGATCTGCGGTGGATGTCCTCCGGGCCCAGGACGGGGCTGGCCGAGATCTCGCTCCCGGACCTCCAGCCCGGCTCCTCGATCATGCCCGGCAAGGTCAACCCGGTGATCCCGGAGGCCGTCCTCATGGTCGCCGCCCAGGTGATCGGCAACGACGCCACCGTCGCGACCGCCGGCGCGGCCGGCAACTTCGAGCTCAACGTCATGCTGCCGGTCATCGCGAAGAACGTCCTGGAGTCGATCCGGCTGCTGGCCAACGTCTCCCGGCTGCTCGCCGACCGGACCGTCGACGGCATCGTCGCCCACCGCGAACGGGCCCGGGAGTACGCCGAGTCCTCCCCCTCCGTGGTCACCCCGCTCAACAAGTACATCGGGTACGAGGAGGCCGCGAAGGTCGCCAAGAAGTCGCTGGCCGAGCGGAAGACGATCCGCCAGGTCGTGCTGGAGAGCGGGTACGTCGAGCGCGGTGACCTGACGGAACAGCAGCTCGACGAGGCCCTGGATGTCCTGCGGATGACGCGGCCGTAA
- a CDS encoding fumarate hydratase translates to MPEFAYTDLLPMGEDTTPYRLVTSEGVSTFEADGRTFLKVEPEALRKLAAEAIHDIQHYLRPAHLAQLRRIIDDPEASSNDKFVALDLLKNANIAAAGVLPMCQDTGTAIVMGKRGQNVLTEGGDEAALSKGIYDAYLNLNLRYSQMAPLTMWDEKNTGSNLPAQIELYATDGGAYKFLFMAKGGGSANKSFLYQETKAVLNEASMMKFLEEKIRSLGTAACPPYHLAIVVGGTSAEYALKTAKYASAHYLDEIPAEGSELGHGFRDKELEEKVFELTQKIGIGAQFGGKYFCHDVRVVRLPRHGASCPVAIAVSCSADRQAVAKITAEGVFLEQLETDPARFLPETTDEHLDESSDVVRIDLNQPMDDILAELTKYPVKTRLSLTGPLVVARDIAHAKIKERLDAGEEMPQYLKDHPVYYAGPAKTPEGYASGSFGPTTAGRMDSYVEQFQAAGGSKVMLAKGNRSKQVTAACDAHGGFYLGSIGGPAARLAQDCIKKVEVVEYEELGMEAVWKIEVEDFPAFIVVDDKGNDFFQDPAPAPTFTSIPVRGPGLA, encoded by the coding sequence ATGCCTGAGTTCGCATACACCGATCTGCTCCCCATGGGAGAGGACACCACCCCCTACCGGCTGGTGACCTCCGAGGGTGTCTCCACCTTCGAGGCCGACGGGCGGACCTTTCTCAAGGTGGAGCCCGAGGCGCTGCGCAAGCTCGCCGCGGAGGCCATCCACGACATCCAGCACTACCTGCGGCCCGCGCACCTCGCTCAGCTGCGACGGATCATCGACGACCCCGAGGCGTCGAGCAACGACAAGTTCGTGGCGCTGGACCTGCTGAAGAACGCGAACATCGCGGCGGCCGGTGTGCTGCCGATGTGCCAGGACACCGGTACGGCCATCGTGATGGGCAAGCGCGGGCAGAACGTGCTGACCGAGGGCGGTGACGAGGCGGCGCTGTCGAAGGGCATCTACGACGCGTACCTGAACCTCAACCTGCGCTACTCGCAGATGGCCCCGCTGACCATGTGGGACGAGAAGAACACCGGCTCCAACCTCCCCGCGCAGATCGAGCTGTACGCCACCGACGGCGGCGCGTACAAGTTCCTGTTCATGGCGAAGGGCGGCGGCTCGGCCAACAAGTCGTTCCTGTACCAGGAGACGAAGGCCGTCCTGAACGAGGCCTCCATGATGAAGTTCCTGGAGGAGAAGATCCGTTCGCTCGGTACGGCCGCCTGTCCGCCGTACCACCTGGCGATCGTCGTCGGCGGCACGTCCGCCGAGTACGCGCTGAAGACCGCCAAGTACGCCTCCGCGCACTACCTGGACGAGATCCCGGCCGAGGGTTCGGAGCTCGGGCACGGCTTCCGGGACAAGGAGCTGGAGGAGAAGGTCTTCGAGCTGACGCAGAAGATCGGGATCGGGGCGCAGTTCGGCGGCAAGTACTTCTGCCACGACGTGCGTGTCGTACGGCTGCCTCGGCACGGCGCGTCCTGCCCGGTCGCGATCGCCGTGTCCTGCTCGGCCGACCGCCAGGCCGTCGCGAAGATCACCGCGGAGGGTGTGTTCCTGGAGCAGCTGGAGACGGACCCGGCGCGGTTCCTGCCGGAGACGACGGACGAGCACCTGGACGAGTCCTCGGACGTCGTGCGGATCGATCTCAACCAGCCGATGGACGACATCCTCGCGGAGCTCACCAAGTACCCGGTGAAGACGCGGCTCTCGCTGACCGGTCCGCTCGTGGTCGCGCGTGACATCGCGCACGCCAAGATCAAGGAGCGGCTCGACGCGGGTGAGGAGATGCCGCAGTACCTGAAGGACCACCCCGTGTACTACGCGGGGCCGGCGAAGACGCCCGAGGGCTATGCGTCGGGCTCCTTCGGTCCGACCACGGCCGGCCGTATGGACTCCTACGTCGAGCAGTTCCAGGCGGCGGGCGGTTCCAAGGTGATGCTGGCCAAGGGCAACCGCAGCAAGCAGGTCACGGCCGCGTGCGACGCCCACGGCGGCTTCTACCTCGGCTCGATCGGCGGCCCGGCCGCCCGGCTCGCCCAGGACTGCATCAAGAAGGTCGAGGTCGTCGAGTACGAGGAGCTCGGCATGGAGGCGGTCTGGAAGATCGAGGTCGAGGACTTCCCGGCGTTCATCGTGGTCGACGACAAGGGCAACGACTTCTTCCAGGACCCGGCACCCGCGCCGACGTTCACGTCGATTCCGGTACGGGGACCTGGGCTGGCGTAA
- a CDS encoding DUF1707 domain-containing protein — MDLQKPDLHQQPGPAPAAAAPRASDADLRASDADRDRIADILREALAEGRLTADEHAERVEAVLSAKTVGELEVFIRDLPAAHGRRAAPAWAPAPHRPTDAIPHDPDDNVVAVFSGAVRKGRWRAGRRIHAYAIFGSVEIDLSEAIFEYRQVVIKAFSVCGSVEVRVPENISLRGSGVGVLGDFQVDTLDSEEPDAPVVYVDGWAVLGSVDAKPRRGKFIADILDRVQRAVDRKVDRSLRKHLDR, encoded by the coding sequence GTGGACCTTCAGAAGCCCGACCTTCACCAGCAGCCGGGCCCCGCACCCGCGGCGGCCGCCCCGCGTGCCTCGGACGCCGACCTGCGTGCCTCGGACGCCGACCGCGACCGTATCGCCGACATCCTGCGCGAGGCCCTCGCCGAGGGCCGCCTCACCGCGGACGAGCACGCCGAGCGGGTCGAGGCGGTGCTGAGCGCGAAGACGGTGGGCGAGCTGGAGGTCTTCATAAGGGACCTGCCGGCGGCCCACGGGCGCCGTGCCGCCCCGGCCTGGGCCCCGGCCCCCCATCGCCCCACCGACGCGATACCCCACGACCCGGACGACAACGTGGTGGCGGTCTTCAGCGGCGCCGTCCGCAAGGGCCGCTGGCGCGCGGGCCGCCGCATCCACGCCTACGCGATCTTCGGCAGCGTCGAGATCGACCTCAGCGAGGCGATCTTCGAGTACCGCCAGGTCGTCATCAAGGCGTTCTCGGTCTGCGGCAGCGTCGAGGTGCGGGTCCCCGAGAACATCTCGCTGCGCGGCTCGGGAGTCGGTGTCCTCGGCGACTTCCAGGTGGACACACTCGACTCGGAGGAGCCGGACGCACCCGTGGTGTACGTCGACGGCTGGGCCGTGCTGGGCAGCGTGGACGCGAAGCCCCGGCGCGGCAAGTTCATCGCGGACATCCTCGACCGGGTGCAGCGCGCGGTGGACCGCAAGGTCGACAGGAGTTTGCGCAAACACCTGGATCGTTGA
- a CDS encoding WhiB family transcriptional regulator: MLQPPHSSLQVAAVPAQRVPVRDRDQDAPWHTEAVCRRDEAGLFFAPSKEPTAARLSREEAAKRVCARCPVMVECREHALLQPEPYGVWGGLTAAERRVVLARRRRRDMELQKAARAARIAQAG; encoded by the coding sequence GTGCTGCAACCGCCGCATTCGTCCCTGCAGGTCGCTGCCGTTCCGGCCCAGCGGGTGCCAGTGCGGGACAGGGACCAAGACGCTCCATGGCACACCGAGGCGGTGTGCCGGCGCGACGAGGCCGGCCTGTTCTTCGCTCCGTCCAAGGAACCCACCGCCGCCAGGCTCTCCCGCGAGGAGGCCGCGAAGCGCGTCTGTGCCCGCTGTCCGGTCATGGTCGAGTGCCGCGAACACGCCCTGCTCCAGCCCGAGCCCTACGGCGTCTGGGGCGGCCTCACCGCGGCCGAGCGCCGGGTCGTTCTGGCCCGCAGGCGCCGCCGCGACATGGAACTGCAGAAGGCGGCGCGGGCGGCACGCATAGCCCAGGCGGGCTGA
- the glpX gene encoding class II fructose-bisphosphatase: MTEHHHLPSELEVPSEAPDRNLALELVRVTEAAAMAAGRWVGRGDKNGADGAAVRAMRSLVSTVSMNGVVVIGEGEKDEAPMLFNGERVGDGTGPECDIAVDPIDGTTLTAKGMPNAIAVLAAADRGSMFDPSAVFYMDKLVTGPEAADFVDIDAPVSVNIRRVAKAKRSTPEDVTVVILDRPRHEGIIKEIREAGARIKLISDGDVAGSIYALREGTGVDMLLGIGGTPEGIISACAVKCLGGTIQGKLWPKDDEERARAIDAGHDLDRVLTTDDLVSGENVFFVATGITDGELLRGVRYRSETATTDSIVMRSKSGTVRRIDSEHRLSKLRAYSAIDFDRAK, translated from the coding sequence ATGACCGAGCATCATCATCTGCCGTCCGAACTCGAAGTCCCCTCCGAGGCCCCCGACCGCAACCTCGCCCTGGAACTCGTCCGGGTGACCGAAGCCGCCGCGATGGCCGCGGGCCGCTGGGTCGGGCGGGGCGACAAGAACGGCGCCGACGGCGCCGCAGTGCGTGCCATGCGGTCCCTGGTCTCCACCGTGTCGATGAACGGCGTGGTCGTCATCGGCGAGGGCGAGAAGGACGAGGCCCCGATGCTCTTCAACGGGGAGCGCGTGGGCGACGGGACCGGCCCCGAGTGCGACATCGCCGTCGACCCGATCGACGGAACCACGCTGACGGCCAAGGGCATGCCGAACGCGATCGCGGTGCTGGCCGCGGCGGACCGGGGCTCGATGTTCGACCCGTCCGCCGTGTTCTACATGGACAAGCTGGTCACGGGGCCCGAGGCGGCGGACTTCGTCGACATCGACGCACCCGTCTCCGTGAACATCCGGCGGGTCGCCAAGGCCAAGCGGTCCACCCCCGAGGACGTGACCGTGGTCATCCTCGACCGGCCCCGGCACGAAGGCATCATCAAGGAGATCCGGGAGGCGGGCGCGCGGATCAAGCTGATCTCCGACGGCGACGTGGCGGGCTCGATCTACGCGCTGCGCGAGGGCACCGGCGTCGACATGCTGCTGGGCATCGGCGGCACGCCCGAGGGGATCATCTCGGCCTGTGCCGTGAAGTGCCTCGGCGGGACGATCCAGGGCAAGCTGTGGCCGAAGGACGACGAGGAGCGGGCGCGGGCGATCGACGCCGGGCACGACCTGGACCGGGTGCTCACGACCGACGACCTGGTGTCCGGGGAGAACGTGTTCTTCGTGGCCACCGGGATCACCGACGGCGAACTGCTGCGGGGCGTGCGGTACCGGTCGGAGACGGCGACGACCGACTCGATCGTGATGCGGTCGAAGTCGGGCACCGTGCGGCGGATCGACTCGGAGCACCGGCTGAGCAAGCTGCGGGCCTACAGCGCGATCGACTTCGATCGCGCCAAATAG
- a CDS encoding DUF4245 domain-containing protein, giving the protein MAGSNGKQKTVRDMILSLGLIGIAAAVIYVFIPHDDSAPDIKTVDYRVELLTARRAASYPVAAPEGLSAGWKATSVRFRGDQFDAWHLGFQAPGDQYVQIEQSTQKPAEFIDEASQGGEATKETRQIAGRTWTRYTGGRYDALVHQGDGATTVVAGTGSLAQLTEMAKSLKTA; this is encoded by the coding sequence GTGGCAGGTTCGAACGGCAAGCAGAAGACGGTCCGGGACATGATTCTCTCCCTGGGCCTGATCGGGATCGCGGCGGCGGTCATCTACGTGTTCATCCCGCACGACGACTCCGCTCCGGACATCAAGACGGTCGACTATCGCGTCGAGCTGCTCACGGCCCGCCGCGCGGCCTCCTACCCGGTGGCCGCGCCCGAGGGCCTGTCGGCCGGCTGGAAGGCGACCTCGGTGCGCTTCCGGGGTGACCAGTTCGACGCCTGGCACCTGGGCTTCCAGGCCCCTGGCGATCAGTACGTGCAGATCGAGCAGTCGACTCAGAAGCCCGCGGAGTTCATCGACGAGGCCAGCCAGGGCGGCGAGGCGACCAAGGAGACCCGGCAGATCGCCGGCCGCACCTGGACGCGGTACACGGGCGGCCGCTACGACGCCCTCGTGCACCAGGGCGACGGGGCGACGACGGTGGTCGCGGGCACGGGATCGCTCGCCCAGCTGACCGAGATGGCGAAGTCGCTGAAGACGGCCTGA
- a CDS encoding malonic semialdehyde reductase, with protein MSLVLDPAAQDLLFREARTANTFTDEPVTDEQVQAIYDLVKYGPTAFNQSPLRITLVRSAEARERLVQHMAEGNQPKTATAPLVAILSADNEFHEELPELFPHFPQAKDVFFSERPAREGAAGLNAALQAAYFIIGVRAAGLAAGPMTGLDFEGVRKEFLDDDHTPLMVVNIGKPGDDAWFPRSPRLAYDDVVTTV; from the coding sequence ATGTCTCTCGTTCTTGACCCCGCCGCCCAGGACCTGCTGTTCCGCGAGGCCCGCACCGCGAACACCTTCACCGACGAGCCGGTGACCGACGAGCAGGTCCAGGCGATCTACGACCTGGTCAAGTACGGCCCGACCGCCTTCAACCAGAGCCCGCTGCGCATCACCCTGGTCCGCTCCGCCGAGGCCCGTGAGCGCCTGGTCCAGCACATGGCCGAGGGCAACCAGCCCAAGACCGCCACCGCCCCGCTGGTCGCGATCCTCTCCGCGGACAACGAGTTCCACGAGGAGCTGCCGGAGCTCTTCCCGCACTTCCCGCAGGCCAAGGACGTCTTCTTCAGCGAGCGCCCCGCCCGTGAGGGTGCCGCCGGGCTGAACGCCGCCCTGCAGGCCGCGTACTTCATCATCGGCGTCCGTGCCGCGGGCCTCGCCGCCGGCCCGATGACCGGTCTGGACTTCGAGGGCGTCCGCAAGGAGTTCCTGGACGACGACCACACCCCGCTGATGGTCGTCAACATCGGCAAGCCGGGCGACGACGCCTGGTTCCCGCGCTCCCCGCGACTGGCGTACGACGACGTGGTCACCACCGTCTGA
- a CDS encoding exodeoxyribonuclease VII small subunit, which translates to MTSKVAEEALGYEQARDELIEVVRRLEAGGTTLEESLALWERGEELAKVCRRWLDGARARLDAALAEESDEGEGDSE; encoded by the coding sequence ATGACCAGCAAGGTGGCGGAAGAGGCGCTCGGTTACGAGCAGGCGCGGGACGAACTGATCGAGGTCGTACGGCGGCTGGAGGCGGGCGGTACGACGCTCGAGGAGTCCCTCGCGCTCTGGGAGCGGGGCGAGGAGCTCGCCAAGGTGTGCCGGCGCTGGCTGGACGGGGCGCGGGCGCGACTGGACGCGGCGCTGGCCGAGGAGTCGGACGAGGGCGAGGGCGACTCCGAGTAG
- the xseA gene encoding exodeoxyribonuclease VII large subunit yields the protein MAVNSTPEAPLPVGEVSRLIGGWIDRLGAVWVEGQITQLSRRPGAGVVFLTLRDPSYDISVSVTCFRQVFDDVADVVSEGARVVVLAKPEWYAPRGQLSLRATEIRPVGVGELLARLEQLKKSLAAEGLFAAERKKPLPFLPQLIGLVCGRASAAERDVLENARHRWPAVRFEVRNVPVQGVHAVPQVVQAVKELDALDEVDVIVVARGGGSVEDLLPFSDEQLVRAVASCRTPVVSAIGHEPDTPLLDYVADLRASTPTDAAKKVVPDVGEEYDRVRALRDRARRCVESFLQREERGLAHALARPSIEDPHRMIDERADHVASLTDRGRRTLGHLLDRADSELTHTHARVVALSPAATLQRGYAVLQKADGHVVRAPDEVAAEETLRARVAEGEFTVRVDA from the coding sequence ATGGCTGTGAACTCGACCCCCGAAGCGCCCCTGCCCGTCGGCGAGGTGTCGCGCCTCATCGGCGGCTGGATCGACCGCCTCGGCGCCGTCTGGGTCGAGGGCCAGATCACCCAGCTCTCGCGGCGCCCGGGCGCCGGCGTGGTCTTCCTCACGCTGCGCGACCCGTCGTACGACATCTCGGTGAGCGTGACCTGCTTCCGCCAGGTCTTCGACGACGTCGCCGATGTCGTCAGCGAGGGCGCCCGGGTCGTTGTACTGGCGAAACCGGAGTGGTACGCGCCGCGTGGGCAGCTCTCGCTGCGGGCCACCGAGATAAGGCCGGTCGGGGTCGGTGAGCTGCTGGCACGCCTGGAGCAGCTGAAGAAGTCCCTCGCGGCGGAGGGGCTGTTCGCGGCGGAGCGCAAGAAGCCGCTGCCGTTCCTGCCGCAGCTGATCGGGCTGGTCTGCGGGCGCGCCTCGGCCGCCGAGCGGGACGTCCTGGAGAACGCCCGGCACCGCTGGCCCGCGGTCCGCTTCGAGGTGCGCAATGTGCCGGTGCAAGGTGTGCACGCGGTGCCGCAGGTCGTGCAGGCGGTCAAGGAGCTCGACGCGCTGGACGAGGTGGACGTGATCGTCGTGGCGCGCGGCGGGGGCAGCGTGGAGGACCTGCTGCCGTTCTCCGACGAGCAGTTGGTGCGGGCGGTCGCGTCCTGCCGCACGCCGGTGGTGTCGGCGATCGGCCACGAACCGGACACCCCGCTGCTCGACTACGTCGCCGACCTCAGGGCCTCCACGCCGACGGACGCGGCCAAGAAGGTCGTACCGGATGTCGGGGAGGAGTACGACCGGGTGCGGGCGCTCAGGGACCGCGCGCGGCGCTGTGTCGAGTCCTTCCTCCAGCGCGAGGAGCGGGGGCTGGCGCACGCGCTCGCGCGGCCGTCGATAGAGGATCCGCACCGGATGATCGACGAGCGCGCCGACCACGTGGCCTCCCTGACCGACCGTGGCCGCCGCACCCTGGGCCATCTGCTGGACCGCGCCGACTCCGAGCTGACGCACACGCACGCGCGCGTGGTGGCCCTCTCCCCCGCCGCGACCCTTCAGCGCGGGTACGCGGTGCTCCAGAAGGCCGACGGACATGTGGTGCGGGCGCCGGACGAGGTGGCGGCGGAGGAGACCCTCAGGGCGCGGGTCGCCGAGGGTGAGTTCACTGTCCGAGTCGATGCATAG
- a CDS encoding APC family permease encodes MSGTGTADRTTEEAPGDLRRSLGFRDLVVYGLLFIAPMAPVGVYGTLDAKSHGAVALVYVVATVAMAFTAFSYAQMVRVVPRAGSVFAYARAGLGSRAGFVAGWMAMLDYLLIPAVAYLFSGIAMNSLVPEVSRWVWTALAVVVTTLLNLWGVRAAARVGFLVLAMEIVVLLVFVVSAVVVLARDGAERGWLSPLSGDGTQGAFALSAVIGAVSVAVLSYLGFDAIASFAEEVTGGSAKVARAVLFCLALAGVLFVAQTYLVALLDPTASAQYAADPGRQGSAFYDTVDSAVGTWLHDLVAVSKAIGAAFAALAGQAAAGRLLFAMGRDRRLPRALARTDAGVPRVALLCAAVITLVAAVWAARRDDGMDHLVSVVDIGALTAFTLLHASVVGWFAVRRRGGPVIWWRHVLVPVVGAAITVAVIVEASRAAQVVGAVWFAVGLAVLLGQRGRREATG; translated from the coding sequence ATGTCCGGTACCGGCACGGCGGACCGTACGACCGAGGAGGCACCCGGCGACCTGCGGCGCAGCCTGGGCTTTCGGGACCTCGTCGTCTACGGACTGCTGTTCATCGCCCCCATGGCGCCGGTCGGCGTCTACGGCACGCTGGACGCCAAGTCGCACGGAGCGGTCGCCCTCGTCTATGTCGTCGCCACCGTGGCGATGGCGTTCACCGCATTCAGTTACGCGCAAATGGTGCGAGTCGTCCCCCGGGCGGGATCGGTGTTCGCCTACGCGCGCGCGGGGCTCGGCAGCAGGGCCGGGTTCGTCGCAGGGTGGATGGCGATGCTGGACTACCTCCTCATCCCCGCCGTGGCGTACCTGTTCTCCGGCATCGCCATGAACTCCCTGGTCCCGGAGGTCTCGCGCTGGGTGTGGACGGCGCTCGCGGTGGTCGTCACGACCCTGCTGAACCTGTGGGGCGTGCGGGCGGCGGCCCGGGTGGGCTTCCTGGTGCTGGCGATGGAGATCGTGGTCCTGCTGGTCTTCGTGGTGTCGGCGGTCGTCGTCCTCGCGCGGGACGGCGCCGAGCGCGGCTGGCTGTCGCCGCTGTCCGGGGACGGCACCCAGGGCGCGTTCGCGCTGTCGGCGGTGATCGGCGCGGTCTCGGTCGCCGTCCTGTCGTATCTGGGCTTCGACGCGATCGCCTCCTTCGCGGAGGAGGTCACCGGCGGTTCGGCGAAGGTCGCGCGCGCGGTGCTGTTCTGTCTGGCCCTGGCGGGCGTGCTGTTCGTGGCGCAGACCTATCTGGTGGCCCTGCTTGATCCGACGGCCTCGGCGCAGTACGCGGCGGACCCGGGCAGACAGGGGTCCGCGTTCTACGACACCGTGGACTCGGCGGTCGGCACCTGGCTGCACGATCTGGTGGCCGTCAGCAAGGCGATCGGCGCGGCCTTCGCCGCTCTCGCGGGACAGGCGGCGGCCGGGCGGCTGCTGTTCGCGATGGGCCGCGACCGACGGCTGCCCCGAGCGCTCGCGAGGACGGACGCGGGCGTGCCCAGGGTGGCTCTGCTGTGCGCGGCCGTCATCACCCTGGTCGCGGCGGTGTGGGCGGCGCGCCGGGACGACGGCATGGACCATCTGGTGTCCGTGGTCGACATCGGGGCCCTGACGGCCTTCACGCTGCTGCACGCGAGCGTGGTGGGCTGGTTCGCGGTCCGCAGGCGCGGTGGCCCGGTGATCTGGTGGCGGCACGTGCTGGTGCCGGTCGTCGGGGCGGCGATCACCGTGGCGGTGATCGTGGAGGCGTCGCGGGCGGCCCAGGTCGTCGGCGCGGTGTGGTTCGCCGTGGGGCTGGCGGTGCTGCTGGGTCAGCGGGGACGGCGGGAAGCCACCGGGTAG
- a CDS encoding 4-hydroxy-3-methylbut-2-enyl diphosphate reductase: MGRMTASSGRRVLLAAPRGYCAGVDRAVIAVEKALEQYGAPVYVRHEIVHNKYVVQTLEKKGAIFVERTEEVPPGNIVMFSAHGVAPVVHDEAARGKLATIDATCPLVTKVHKEAVRFANEDYDILLIGHEGHEEVIGTSGEAPDHIQLVDGPADVAKVEVRDPSKIVWLSQTTLSVDETMETVDALKEKFPQLISPPSDDICYATQNRQLAVKQMGAEAELVIVVGSRNSSNSKRLVEVAKLAGSREAYLVDFASEIDEAWLEGVTTVGVTSGASVPEVLVEEVLEWLSQRGYGDVELVKAAEESITFSLPKELRRDLREEAAALVAERKGTSEA; the protein is encoded by the coding sequence ATGGGACGCATGACCGCTTCGTCTGGCCGCCGTGTCCTGCTCGCCGCCCCCCGTGGCTACTGCGCGGGGGTGGACCGCGCCGTGATCGCCGTCGAGAAAGCCCTGGAGCAGTACGGCGCTCCGGTGTACGTCCGGCACGAGATCGTCCACAACAAGTACGTCGTACAGACCCTGGAGAAGAAGGGCGCCATCTTCGTCGAACGGACGGAGGAGGTCCCGCCGGGCAACATCGTCATGTTCTCGGCCCACGGCGTCGCCCCCGTCGTCCACGACGAGGCCGCGCGCGGCAAGCTCGCCACCATCGACGCGACCTGCCCGCTGGTCACCAAGGTCCACAAGGAAGCCGTCCGGTTCGCGAACGAGGACTACGACATCCTGCTGATCGGGCACGAGGGCCACGAGGAGGTCATCGGCACCTCCGGCGAGGCCCCCGACCACATCCAGCTCGTCGACGGCCCGGCCGATGTCGCCAAGGTCGAGGTCCGTGACCCGTCGAAGATCGTGTGGCTCTCCCAGACGACCCTGAGCGTGGACGAGACCATGGAGACCGTCGACGCCCTCAAGGAGAAGTTCCCGCAGCTCATCTCCCCGCCCAGCGACGACATCTGCTACGCCACGCAGAACCGCCAGCTCGCGGTCAAGCAGATGGGCGCCGAGGCCGAGCTGGTCATCGTGGTCGGCTCCCGAAACTCCTCCAACTCCAAGCGGCTCGTCGAGGTCGCCAAGCTGGCCGGCTCCCGCGAGGCATACCTCGTGGACTTCGCGAGCGAGATCGACGAGGCCTGGCTGGAGGGCGTGACCACGGTCGGCGTGACCTCGGGCGCCTCGGTGCCGGAGGTGCTCGTCGAGGAGGTCCTGGAGTGGCTGTCGCAGCGCGGCTACGGCGACGTGGAGCTCGTGAAGGCGGCCGAGGAGTCCATCACCTTCTCGCTGCCGAAGGAACTGCGCCGGGACCTGCGCGAGGAGGCCGCGGCGCTGGTCGCGGAGCGCAAGGGGACCTCCGAGGCGTGA